The Paenibacillus uliginis N3/975 genome has a window encoding:
- the rbsK gene encoding ribokinase → MQKLLVIGSINMDVVSSVSQFPLPGETIHSSGTMFFPGGKGANQAVATAQAGADCAMVGAVGLDPFGDTLVASLEDRQVGVKSILSKEGTSGFAIITVNEEGENNIVLSEGANGKLTGDDVDVEVQWDGVYAVLLQNEIPWQTTQHVISAAGTAGVRVWLNPAPARDMPQELFPQLDTLIMNETEANVITGVKVDDVISAEAAAEHIIGRGTSNVIITLGEQGCFYMNKLGERIIVPAFRVKPVDTTAAGDTFIGAYAAACADGLGTTEALTFATAAAALSVTRPGAQTSIPSKGEIQAFMVSRSVKRG, encoded by the coding sequence TTGCAAAAGCTTTTGGTTATAGGAAGTATTAATATGGACGTTGTAAGCAGCGTAAGTCAATTTCCGCTGCCGGGCGAGACTATTCACAGCAGCGGTACGATGTTCTTCCCGGGAGGGAAGGGGGCCAACCAGGCGGTTGCTACGGCCCAGGCCGGGGCAGATTGCGCCATGGTAGGGGCGGTCGGCTTGGACCCTTTTGGGGATACCTTGGTTGCAAGCTTGGAGGACCGTCAAGTCGGAGTTAAATCCATTTTAAGCAAAGAAGGCACATCGGGCTTCGCGATCATCACCGTTAATGAAGAAGGCGAGAACAACATTGTCTTGTCGGAGGGCGCGAATGGCAAGCTGACAGGGGACGATGTTGACGTGGAGGTTCAATGGGACGGTGTATACGCCGTACTGCTCCAGAACGAAATCCCGTGGCAGACGACACAGCATGTCATAAGTGCGGCGGGTACCGCTGGCGTTCGCGTCTGGTTAAATCCCGCACCTGCCAGAGACATGCCTCAGGAGCTGTTTCCCCAGCTGGATACGCTCATTATGAACGAGACTGAGGCGAACGTCATCACGGGTGTCAAGGTCGATGATGTTATCTCCGCCGAGGCTGCGGCAGAGCATATCATTGGTCGAGGGACATCGAATGTCATTATTACACTCGGAGAGCAGGGCTGTTTCTATATGAACAAGCTCGGAGAGCGGATTATTGTGCCGGCCTTTCGCGTGAAGCCAGTCGATACAACGGCAGCGGGCGATACGTTTATCGGCGCATACGCCGCCGCTTGTGCGGACGGCTTGGGGACGACAGAAGCGCTGACCTTCGCTACTGCGGCGGCAGCCCTGTCGGTTACGAGGCCGGGAGCGCAAACCTCCATCCCCTCAAAAGGGGAAATCCAGGCATTTATGGTCTCTCGATCTGTAAAAAGAGGCTGA